Within the Candidatus Cloacimonadota bacterium genome, the region CAGCTTGTTGCAAATTGTTCCTGATTCTGTAACTATTTGATAGAAATAAACACCGGAAGCCACCTTTCTATCCCTCTTATCTCTACCATTCCAAAAAACACTATTTAATCCAGCATTTCTGGGTTCATCTAAGAGGTTTAATATTTTCTGCCCTTTTATATTATAGATGTAAATTCTGGTTCTGGTTGCTACTGGAAGATTGAAAACGATATTGGTTTCAATATTAAATGGATTAGGGTAGTTATAAGCCATAAAAGGATCAGGATCTTCTTCAGATATGCTTTCTCTAAGATAGGGGTAACCGTCATTTTGCTCGTATGTTTCGTCTGCAATCCAAATATTCATAAAATCCCAGTTTACATAAGTCTTCTCTGCATAAGGATAGGTCATCTCAACAGTTGTTCTACCTTCACCACCAGCACTCGATTCTTGTCCGGAAGTTTCCATATTCCAGTAACTATCAGCTACAATCGAATTATAAAAAATATCATCATTCATCCCTACCAAACCACCTACAAAGTCTTGTCCACTCACTAACCCGGTACTATAACTCTTCGTCACTATAGAACCATCATAAATATTTGATCCTACCAAACCACCAACATAATTGATTCCATTAACGTCACTCATACTGAAGCAGTTTCTAACAATACTATTTGAACGATAATTATTTTCAAAATTTATTATTAAACTTTCATCGAATACTTTCGCTATTAAGTAATCATAATCATGCAAAATGTACATAGGACTATTAGTACCCACCAAACCACCAATATTATTGCTTCCTGTTATACTACCTTTACTATAACTATTACTAATATCAGAAGAACTATTCCAACCTGTTATGCCGCCTATAGAATCAGTTCCCAATACTATGCTTGAGCTATAGGAGTTGAGTATATACGAATTTAGGTTAGTACCCACAAGACCGCCAATATATCGTTCTCCGCTAATATTACCGAAAACGAAGCAGTTATCTATAACTGAATTATTACCATTCCAACCTACAAGTCCACCTATATATTGACTTCCGGTTATTACCGCATTACTTAACCCAAAATTTGATATAGTGGCATTATAAGTTTGACCAAACAATCCAATGTAAGGTATCATCTCTAATTCGATACTCAAATTATCAATTGTATTATTAGAACCGTCAAAAACACCAGCAAAATATGGAATGAAAAAGTTATGCTCATTACTTAAATCAAGACTATTTGCCAGCAAGAAACTGTATTCGTTAAACTGACCAAAGATTAGTAAATGTTTCAAATCATTAATGTCATTGATTAAATTGTTCTCCCCGTCACTGAGAAAGAAATCTTCAATATCTAAGACCAGATTGTTATCTAACCATTCTGAGAATTGAAAATCATAAAGAGCTCCTATAGTGATAACATTTTCACTATTTATTAATACAGTTTCAAAATTGTAATAACTGTTTCTCACCATTGAATTGTAATTTTGACCTATTAAGCCACCTGCAAAAACAGCATCTCCAGTAATATTTCCGGTACTG harbors:
- a CDS encoding T9SS type A sorting domain-containing protein; its protein translation is MRKIVLLLFLSVSSLCVLLAQFAGGSGTELDPWQIETALHLNNIRYYLGETHNDKYFIQTADINLGVAPWNEGEGWIPLGSFTSRFQGNYNGNGFIIDSLMINRPNDWFQGLFGYTENATISNLGVTNTDIIGYRYIGGLVGFNNNSIINSCYSTGLIRAMSTGGSSIGGLVGYNLYNSYINESYSEVNVSGDYFVGGLAGLQSFSTISNSYSTGNVLGNELIGGLVGSNYYHGTIINSYSTGNITGDAVFAGGLIGQNYNSMVRNSYYNFETVLINSENVITIGALYDFQFSEWLDNNLVLDIEDFFLSDGENNLINDINDLKHLLIFGQFNEYSFLLANSLDLSNEHNFFIPYFAGVFDGSNNTIDNLSIELEMIPYIGLFGQTYNATISNFGLSNAVITGSQYIGGLVGWNGNNSVIDNCFVFGNISGERYIGGLVGTNLNSYILNSYSSSIVLGTDSIGGITGWNSSSDISNSYSKGSITGSNNIGGLVGTNSPMYILHDYDYLIAKVFDESLIINFENNYRSNSIVRNCFSMSDVNGINYVGGLVGSNIYDGSIVTKSYSTGLVSGQDFVGGLVGMNDDIFYNSIVADSYWNMETSGQESSAGGEGRTTVEMTYPYAEKTYVNWDFMNIWIADETYEQNDGYPYLRESISEEDPDPFMAYNYPNPFNIETNIVFNLPVATRTRIYIYNIKGQKILNLLDEPRNAGLNSVFWNGRDKRDRKVASGVYFYQIVTESGTICNKLLLLN